One genomic window of Gracilinema caldarium DSM 7334 includes the following:
- a CDS encoding ECF transporter S component, whose product MSHQLFPTAIIFAQTGMYRKGASMAGNNKLFSWKLNEVVVLVVLSIAIGVLFWAWTFIAALAKPLSAIGLDYLLAGVWFIGGTLVAFIIRRPGAALLGEVLAAILEGFITQWGITAAIWGLVQGLGAEVVFAATRYKKWNLPTMLLAALVSSIFSYVLDFFYSQYWTLQAWIWPIQIVSVSVGGLFWAGWLAYRIGRGIIRTGVASNLRCADDLVRDEQAGDRE is encoded by the coding sequence GTGTCTCATCAACTATTCCCCACAGCCATTATTTTCGCACAGACCGGTATGTACCGGAAAGGAGCATCTATGGCTGGGAACAACAAATTGTTTTCCTGGAAACTGAACGAAGTCGTGGTCCTGGTGGTGCTTTCTATCGCCATCGGTGTACTCTTCTGGGCCTGGACCTTTATTGCGGCCCTTGCTAAACCCCTGTCGGCCATCGGCCTCGATTACCTCCTTGCAGGGGTCTGGTTCATCGGCGGGACCCTGGTAGCCTTTATCATCCGGCGGCCCGGGGCGGCCCTGCTCGGCGAAGTCCTGGCAGCTATCCTCGAAGGCTTTATTACCCAGTGGGGTATCACCGCGGCCATTTGGGGCCTCGTACAGGGCCTGGGGGCGGAGGTGGTTTTCGCCGCTACCCGGTATAAGAAATGGAATTTACCCACCATGCTCCTGGCGGCCCTCGTTTCATCAATCTTTTCATATGTACTGGACTTCTTTTACAGCCAGTACTGGACCCTCCAGGCCTGGATCTGGCCCATCCAGATTGTGTCCGTCTCCGTCGGCGGCCTCTTCTGGGCTGGCTGGCTGGCCTACCGGATCGGCCGGGGCATTATCCGCACCGGTGTTGCATCAAACCTGCGCTGTGCTGACGACCTGGTGCGGGATGAACAGGCTGGAGACAGGGAATAG
- a CDS encoding sensor histidine kinase: MSPDKLLLEIVLLYAKDTTEHADILVANELCRLLKAKTAAIFFKDLSGIYHLRCSGSLYSIKLSALHWRSIEKTFALAHGKDSCIFGPWKIPPFGETESYWAGCSLFPPNSALQGYVALGRSDNPWDEKTISLLQEISKTIATILAIRTKLSISQYENKKLIERLSLNEKRFKNLFDSSPNIIYTCDGDDYITSMNPAGLQALGYTNQNEVIGKPFKQLLYNPEDRNVGLKRLLDQGYVTYETILTSTDGRLMYCLESIAVLRGEDGKIHELQGIINDITERIEKERELWRTNLELSELNSKLQKTQEILVQQEKMASIGQLAAGVAHEINNPLGFLKSNHSVMGKYMEKTQELIKELAQSGLSEQGTAIVNQLNKQIDKMQEILIESAEGFERIIRIVADLKTFSRLDQGEGFDEYDLNAGLESTLVVAWNEIKYVADVEKQLGAIPKIMARGNELNQVWLNLLVNAAQAIEGAKKEERGRIIIKTWEERGNVMVSIKDNGPGIPDGIRNKIFDPFFTTKEPGKGTGLGLSISYTIIVETHKGKIFVNSEIGKGTEFIIILPIIKAPLPLTK, encoded by the coding sequence ATGAGTCCAGACAAACTCTTATTAGAGATTGTTTTATTGTATGCAAAGGATACCACAGAACATGCGGATATATTAGTAGCTAATGAACTCTGCAGATTATTGAAAGCAAAGACAGCGGCGATTTTTTTTAAAGACCTGTCTGGCATATATCATCTACGCTGTTCTGGCTCTTTATACTCTATAAAGCTTTCGGCCCTTCATTGGAGAAGTATAGAAAAGACCTTTGCTTTAGCTCACGGTAAAGATTCCTGCATCTTCGGTCCCTGGAAAATTCCCCCCTTTGGTGAAACAGAATCCTATTGGGCAGGTTGCAGTCTTTTCCCGCCCAATTCAGCACTCCAAGGCTATGTAGCCCTGGGTAGGTCAGATAATCCCTGGGATGAAAAAACTATTTCCCTATTACAAGAAATTTCCAAAACGATTGCTACAATCCTTGCAATTAGAACAAAGCTGAGCATATCCCAATATGAGAATAAAAAACTCATTGAACGGCTTTCACTTAATGAAAAACGTTTTAAAAATCTCTTTGATTCATCCCCTAATATAATATATACCTGCGACGGAGATGATTATATTACCAGTATGAATCCTGCCGGGCTTCAAGCCCTTGGTTATACCAATCAAAATGAAGTAATTGGCAAACCTTTTAAACAACTACTCTATAACCCCGAAGACCGGAATGTCGGATTAAAACGTCTGTTAGATCAGGGTTATGTAACTTATGAAACTATTCTGACAAGTACTGATGGAAGATTAATGTATTGCCTTGAATCCATTGCGGTTCTGCGAGGCGAGGATGGAAAAATCCATGAATTGCAGGGGATTATTAATGACATAACCGAACGGATCGAAAAAGAGCGGGAATTATGGCGGACTAACCTGGAACTATCTGAATTGAACAGTAAACTCCAGAAAACCCAGGAAATATTGGTTCAGCAGGAAAAGATGGCTTCGATCGGTCAGCTTGCGGCAGGAGTAGCCCATGAAATAAATAATCCCCTGGGCTTTCTTAAGAGCAACCATAGTGTAATGGGTAAATACATGGAAAAAACCCAGGAACTTATAAAAGAGCTTGCTCAATCGGGTCTTTCAGAACAGGGTACTGCAATTGTAAACCAGCTGAACAAACAAATTGATAAAATGCAGGAAATACTTATTGAGTCTGCCGAAGGTTTTGAACGAATCATCAGAATTGTGGCGGACCTAAAAACCTTTTCACGGCTTGATCAGGGAGAAGGTTTTGATGAGTATGATCTTAATGCAGGCCTCGAAAGCACCCTTGTCGTTGCCTGGAACGAGATTAAATATGTAGCCGATGTGGAAAAACAACTCGGGGCAATACCCAAAATTATGGCCAGGGGTAATGAATTAAACCAAGTATGGCTTAACCTACTCGTCAACGCCGCCCAAGCCATTGAGGGTGCAAAAAAGGAAGAACGGGGCCGTATAATCATTAAAACCTGGGAAGAAAGGGGCAATGTCATGGTGTCTATAAAGGACAATGGCCCAGGTATTCCCGATGGGATACGAAATAAAATCTTTGATCCCTTTTTTACCACAAAAGAACCAGGCAAAGGTACAGGGTTAGGTTTATCAATATCGTATACTATTATAGTGGAAACTCACAAGGGAAAGATTTTTGTGAATTCAGAAATTGGTAAAGGAACAGAATTTATCATCATCCTGCCAATAATCAAAGCACCCCTTCCCTTGACAAAATAG
- a CDS encoding STAS domain-containing protein: protein MDIQARVNDFNQKHSMAKMLINSSDIDKWIIHIDGELDLHSSADAQSILETLLEELPSRSTLIFNLEKLVYISSTGVGIFANLVVAANKRRIPVILKKLQPKVEQIFNLLGILSYFNIEK, encoded by the coding sequence GTGGATATTCAAGCCAGGGTCAATGATTTTAATCAAAAGCACTCCATGGCAAAGATGCTGATCAACTCTTCTGACATAGACAAATGGATTATCCATATTGATGGAGAGCTGGATCTTCACAGTTCGGCCGATGCTCAATCAATTCTGGAAACCCTTTTGGAAGAACTACCGAGCAGGAGCACATTGATCTTTAATCTGGAAAAACTGGTCTATATTTCATCTACCGGTGTTGGGATTTTTGCAAATTTGGTTGTTGCTGCAAATAAGCGAAGAATACCAGTAATTCTTAAAAAACTGCAGCCTAAGGTTGAACAAATCTTCAATCTATTAGGGATCCTCTCCTATTTCAATATTGAGAAATAA
- a CDS encoding PP2C family protein-serine/threonine phosphatase, whose product MANQYILLVDDEPNILKALSRELEFWTEERNITILTAPDSLKALEILKEKGSNTVLVISDLRMPQMKGSDFLQVVRDTYPHILAILLTGYSETNEIIKAVRAGIFSYILKPWDSEYLIAEIDKAYTTAMLKREHDALLKRMQEELKWAGEMQKALLRPVLPQSNTVEYRVSYRPVPQLYCGGDYYDVITLSSDRYLLLIGDVAGHGVRAAFVTGILKAIIYPEYVRAHLTKHITPTGFLSWLNDRMNFELRRTTGLLITFFAGILDVKTQYFVYANAGQCHPCILRGTSIAELPVSGSAIGYASNVMYAEQGVQLQSGDVITLYTDGLLEFTHEQQPVSLSPKDIFTGILYSSDYHRALLTRALELSKAKDFTDDVTILSARII is encoded by the coding sequence ATGGCAAATCAGTACATATTACTTGTAGATGATGAGCCTAATATCCTCAAGGCTTTAAGCAGAGAATTGGAATTTTGGACAGAAGAACGGAATATCACAATTCTGACTGCTCCTGATTCACTTAAGGCTCTGGAAATTCTAAAAGAAAAGGGCTCTAATACAGTTCTTGTGATTTCTGACCTGAGGATGCCCCAAATGAAGGGGTCTGATTTTCTTCAGGTGGTCCGTGACACCTACCCTCACATTCTTGCCATACTCTTGACAGGTTATTCTGAAACCAACGAAATCATTAAGGCAGTCCGGGCTGGAATATTCAGCTACATTCTAAAACCCTGGGATTCGGAATACCTTATTGCAGAAATAGACAAAGCCTATACAACCGCTATGCTGAAACGGGAACATGATGCACTTTTAAAAAGAATGCAAGAAGAGCTGAAATGGGCAGGAGAAATGCAAAAGGCCCTGCTCAGGCCCGTGCTTCCCCAGTCAAATACCGTAGAATACCGGGTGAGCTACCGTCCGGTGCCCCAACTCTATTGCGGCGGTGACTATTATGATGTCATCACCCTATCTTCTGACCGGTATCTACTTCTGATTGGCGACGTGGCTGGGCATGGTGTCCGGGCAGCCTTTGTAACCGGCATTCTAAAGGCAATCATATACCCAGAATATGTGCGGGCTCATCTTACTAAACATATTACCCCGACGGGTTTCCTGTCCTGGCTGAATGACCGGATGAATTTTGAACTCCGCAGAACCACAGGGCTGCTTATAACCTTTTTTGCAGGAATTCTCGATGTAAAAACCCAATACTTTGTATATGCCAATGCAGGTCAATGCCATCCCTGCATTTTACGGGGAACATCCATTGCGGAACTGCCTGTTTCCGGTTCTGCCATAGGGTATGCATCGAATGTGATGTATGCTGAACAGGGGGTACAACTGCAAAGCGGCGATGTGATCACCCTGTATACCGACGGACTTCTTGAATTTACCCACGAGCAGCAACCTGTATCCTTAAGTCCAAAGGATATTTTTACAGGAATACTCTACAGTTCAGATTACCATCGAGCCCTGCTTACCCGTGCACTGGAACTATCTAAAGCCAAAGATTTTACCGATGATGTGACCATTCTTTCTGCACGAATTATATAA
- a CDS encoding energy-coupling factor transporter ATPase, producing the protein MTQAQDPTSHAENGTVRIALRDLVYYYPARSVSLETSQETPTHHNGGNGSPALNHVSFTIYEGEYVAILGANGSGKSTLLKCINGLCTPKAGQVTIYQDAGDRSGSSRFGSPIALDSGRPRNLIALDPAIPEDLYRIRQVIGTLLQNPDDQIVGTVVEEDVAYGPENQGLPPEEIAHRVDQALAAVALTSLKTRPPQFLSGGERQRLALAGVLAMETPVLALDEAASMLDEGSRHALMDLLDELWKQGRTILHITHNLEDASRAQRCIVLSKGRLVFNGTPQDLLVHPDLERWGFRIDPALETVRYLARRFPGFQPVSLEAEVVAESLARYLLQKEVLQVDEILRPAAPVLSLVAAPTDAMARPAAAGAALTTHETAPSSAAPQSDLPPAVHCDRLSHTYLAGTAFAAAGLEDVSFFLPAGTHLALIGPSGSGKSTLLRHLNAILLPTRGQVAVFGQNTLDTAVDLRALRQRSALAVQNPESALFETYVADEVAYGPQNTGISGKELVQRVRSAMELVGLPYSEYRDRHTKQLSGGEKRRLALAGVLALDGDLLLLDEPSAALDGEGQGRVLELISMLKARGKTVISSTHSMEEAVHHDLVAVMQEGRIAALGRPADIFIYNWDPRWNLRQPWTVRFCHTLEQKLERPCLFPGESALSTAGLIAVLESALQALHKDQPVPDLVMRGEAQTGAAFHQYEGSIPSVPALPIPKGRRKTTGIEFFRNVNLGQFIDIPSPLRNLGAGYKIAATALILFAVILVPSPLFTLAVLTGILFIGKVLGHVGPQHLLRGLFPAAPYILFMVLVQIVFPWPHDTSPVLFHLGFINLSMMKITHVFMLMSRLAALMALIALFSAVTPMVESIQASRKLLAPLARFGIPVQDFMLIFGIALRFVPLLVEEAERIVIGQLSRGGGYQGRNKLRSGFALVVPLFLRALERSEVLATAMELRLFSAPSSARQ; encoded by the coding sequence ATGACACAAGCTCAAGACCCGACCAGTCATGCAGAGAACGGCACGGTCCGTATCGCCCTGCGGGATCTGGTGTATTATTATCCTGCGAGATCTGTTTCTTTGGAGACTTCGCAAGAAACCCCAACTCATCACAATGGCGGTAATGGGTCCCCTGCTCTGAACCATGTATCCTTCACTATTTATGAGGGAGAATACGTCGCCATATTAGGAGCAAACGGCTCAGGCAAAAGCACCCTCTTAAAATGTATCAACGGCCTCTGTACTCCGAAAGCAGGACAGGTTACGATCTATCAGGATGCTGGGGACAGATCCGGCTCATCCCGGTTCGGAAGCCCCATAGCCCTCGACTCTGGCCGACCAAGAAATCTTATCGCCCTCGACCCAGCCATACCTGAAGACCTGTACCGCATCCGTCAGGTAATCGGCACCCTCCTGCAGAACCCTGATGACCAGATTGTGGGCACCGTGGTGGAAGAGGACGTAGCCTATGGACCGGAGAATCAGGGATTACCGCCTGAAGAAATTGCACACCGGGTAGATCAAGCCCTTGCTGCTGTGGCCCTCACCAGCCTTAAAACAAGGCCGCCCCAGTTCCTCTCCGGCGGCGAACGGCAGCGTCTTGCTCTGGCAGGGGTCCTGGCCATGGAAACCCCGGTCCTTGCCCTGGATGAAGCGGCCTCCATGCTCGACGAAGGGAGCCGCCACGCCCTGATGGACTTGTTAGATGAACTTTGGAAGCAGGGCCGCACCATTCTGCACATCACCCATAATCTGGAAGACGCAAGCCGGGCCCAACGCTGTATCGTTCTGTCGAAGGGCCGTCTTGTGTTTAACGGCACACCCCAGGACCTCCTTGTGCATCCTGACCTGGAACGCTGGGGCTTCCGCATCGATCCAGCCCTGGAAACGGTCCGCTACCTGGCCCGGCGGTTCCCCGGATTTCAGCCTGTTTCCCTCGAGGCAGAGGTGGTGGCAGAATCCCTGGCCCGGTATTTGCTGCAAAAAGAGGTGCTTCAGGTTGATGAAATTCTGCGTCCCGCGGCGCCTGTCCTGTCTCTAGTTGCGGCGCCGACTGATGCTATGGCGCGGCCGGCGGCGGCTGGGGCAGCGCTAACGACGCATGAGACGGCGCCGTCGTCGGCGGCCCCCCAATCAGATCTGCCGCCTGCGGTCCACTGCGACCGCCTGTCCCATACCTATCTGGCCGGCACCGCCTTCGCCGCCGCCGGCCTCGAGGATGTTTCCTTTTTCCTGCCTGCGGGCACCCATCTCGCCCTGATAGGCCCCTCGGGCTCAGGAAAATCGACCCTGCTCAGGCACCTGAATGCCATACTTTTACCCACCAGGGGCCAGGTTGCCGTTTTTGGCCAGAACACCCTGGATACCGCCGTCGATCTGCGGGCCCTGCGCCAAAGGTCCGCTCTCGCGGTGCAGAATCCCGAAAGCGCCCTCTTTGAAACCTATGTGGCCGATGAAGTTGCCTACGGCCCCCAGAATACGGGCATTTCCGGAAAAGAACTGGTCCAACGGGTCCGCTCTGCCATGGAACTTGTGGGTCTTCCCTACAGTGAGTACCGGGACCGGCACACGAAACAGCTTTCGGGGGGTGAAAAACGCCGCCTTGCCCTGGCAGGAGTCCTGGCCCTCGATGGGGATCTTCTGCTCCTCGATGAACCTTCGGCCGCTTTGGATGGGGAAGGGCAGGGTCGGGTCCTGGAACTTATAAGCATGCTTAAAGCCCGGGGAAAAACAGTTATTTCGAGCACCCACTCAATGGAAGAAGCGGTTCATCATGACCTGGTGGCGGTTATGCAGGAAGGCCGTATAGCAGCTCTGGGTAGACCTGCCGATATTTTTATTTATAACTGGGATCCCCGATGGAACCTGCGCCAGCCCTGGACGGTTCGATTCTGCCATACCCTGGAACAGAAACTGGAGCGGCCGTGCCTGTTCCCCGGAGAAAGTGCTCTGAGCACTGCGGGCCTTATTGCTGTTCTCGAGTCGGCCCTGCAGGCCCTGCATAAGGATCAGCCGGTTCCCGATCTGGTGATGAGGGGCGAAGCACAGACTGGAGCGGCATTTCATCAATATGAAGGATCCATTCCTTCTGTGCCGGCCTTACCGATACCGAAAGGGCGGCGCAAGACCACGGGTATCGAGTTTTTCCGCAATGTGAATCTGGGACAATTTATCGACATACCTTCACCACTGAGAAACCTGGGGGCGGGCTATAAAATTGCCGCCACAGCCCTCATCCTATTTGCGGTCATCCTGGTGCCGTCACCGCTGTTTACCCTCGCTGTACTCACAGGTATCCTGTTCATTGGTAAGGTCCTCGGACATGTCGGGCCTCAACACCTGCTTCGAGGGTTGTTTCCTGCGGCTCCCTATATACTCTTTATGGTGCTGGTGCAGATTGTTTTTCCCTGGCCTCATGATACAAGCCCCGTGCTCTTTCACCTGGGGTTCATCAATCTCAGCATGATGAAAATTACCCATGTTTTCATGTTGATGAGCAGACTGGCGGCACTGATGGCTCTCATTGCTCTCTTTTCTGCGGTAACTCCCATGGTGGAAAGCATTCAAGCAAGCCGGAAACTGCTCGCCCCCCTGGCCCGATTCGGCATCCCTGTGCAGGATTTTATGCTTATTTTTGGCATCGCCCTGCGTTTTGTGCCCCTCCTCGTAGAAGAGGCTGAACGGATTGTTATCGGCCAGCTTTCCCGAGGGGGCGGTTACCAGGGACGGAACAAACTGCGCTCCGGCTTTGCCCTGGTGGTGCCCCTCTTTTTGCGGGCCCTGGAACGATCTGAGGTGCTGGCCACCGCCATGGAACTGCGGCTGTTCTCGGCACCGTCTTCGGCCAGGCAGTAA
- a CDS encoding ECF transporter S component: protein MAVLPVRKIAVAGVLSAIAIVLGITRLGFIPWFSGASVTILQVPVIIGAVLEGPLVGFIIGLLFGLSSLLQAAIAPTGPVDVAFTNPLISVVPRLLIGPAAWYLYKLVLGRKELNQIPPARYSAALIAAGLGGSLTNTVLVLSALGLFGFFPWSLIFTVAIGNGPAEAAVSAAITLIIVAAYTRIGHAMGKSKLSKLEE from the coding sequence ATGGCAGTCCTACCGGTTCGTAAAATTGCGGTGGCAGGAGTTCTGTCCGCAATTGCTATTGTGTTGGGAATAACCCGGCTTGGGTTTATCCCCTGGTTTTCCGGGGCATCGGTTACCATATTACAGGTGCCCGTCATTATTGGTGCAGTCCTGGAGGGACCCTTGGTCGGGTTTATCATCGGACTCCTGTTCGGTCTTTCCAGCCTTTTGCAGGCCGCCATCGCCCCTACGGGCCCGGTGGATGTGGCCTTTACCAATCCCCTCATTTCTGTGGTGCCCCGGCTTTTAATAGGACCTGCGGCATGGTATCTGTACAAGCTGGTTTTGGGACGGAAAGAGCTTAACCAGATTCCTCCGGCTCGATACAGTGCCGCCCTCATCGCCGCCGGTCTTGGGGGGAGCCTGACCAATACGGTTCTTGTCCTTTCAGCCTTGGGTCTTTTTGGCTTTTTCCCCTGGTCCCTGATTTTTACCGTGGCAATCGGCAACGGACCGGCAGAAGCGGCGGTGTCCGCTGCGATAACCCTTATTATTGTGGCGGCCTATACCAGAATCGGTCATGCCATGGGGAAGTCCAAGCTATCTAAACTGGAGGAATAG
- a CDS encoding type III pantothenate kinase, whose protein sequence is MIITADLRNGGVSVGLVSAEGHWQAIVRLSAVDRSADEWAFIIRALFAERGLNLVGVSQAILSSVVPAWTSTFVMVLERFLPRGTPCLVVGPGIKTGLRIRTDNPAEVGSDLVCNAVAASALVRPPCIIIDFATTLSFTALDRQGDLVGVALAPGLEAAASDLRLRAAQIPQVKLEEPERALGKNTAESIRSGVMLGWAGLTDRLIVEIGREIAPPETPPVLVGTGWYDSPPVKTQRNMDLWESNLAMQGLYRIAMKNRG, encoded by the coding sequence ATGATTATCACTGCGGATTTGCGTAACGGTGGGGTGTCTGTAGGACTTGTTTCTGCGGAGGGCCATTGGCAGGCCATCGTGCGGCTTTCCGCAGTGGACCGCTCGGCCGATGAATGGGCCTTTATAATACGGGCCCTCTTTGCCGAGCGGGGCCTTAACCTGGTTGGGGTGAGCCAGGCCATTCTTTCATCGGTGGTCCCTGCCTGGACCAGCACCTTTGTTATGGTGCTTGAACGGTTTCTCCCCAGGGGAACCCCCTGTCTTGTCGTTGGGCCGGGGATAAAAACCGGTCTGCGGATCCGAACCGATAATCCTGCCGAAGTGGGATCAGACCTGGTGTGCAACGCCGTGGCGGCCAGCGCCCTGGTACGGCCACCCTGTATCATCATCGATTTTGCTACCACCCTTTCCTTTACCGCTCTGGACCGCCAGGGCGACCTGGTAGGGGTGGCCCTGGCCCCGGGCCTCGAAGCGGCTGCTTCGGACCTGAGGCTTCGGGCTGCCCAGATCCCCCAGGTTAAGCTGGAAGAACCGGAACGCGCCCTGGGGAAAAATACCGCTGAATCCATTCGTTCAGGGGTCATGCTTGGATGGGCCGGACTTACGGACAGGTTAATAGTAGAAATTGGCCGTGAAATTGCCCCGCCGGAAACTCCGCCCGTCCTAGTGGGTACCGGCTGGTACGACAGTCCCCCCGTAAAGACCCAGCGAAACATGGACCTCTGGGAAAGCAACCTGGCCATGCAGGGCCTGTACCGGATAGCCATGAAAAACCGGGGATGA
- a CDS encoding alkylmercury lyase, translating into MIEFQYFEGCPNAVKTLENLRSALKAVQIEESALVLREVPSPELAESLNFQGSPTILVDGVDIYTGQKPDSYNYTCRIYTFSGKKTGVIPQEFIEEKLRKG; encoded by the coding sequence ATGATCGAATTCCAATATTTCGAAGGCTGTCCCAATGCGGTGAAAACCCTGGAAAACCTTAGATCGGCCCTTAAAGCGGTACAGATAGAAGAATCCGCTTTGGTGCTTCGTGAAGTTCCCTCACCAGAACTTGCGGAATCCCTGAATTTTCAGGGCTCTCCTACCATACTGGTTGATGGGGTGGACATTTATACAGGCCAAAAGCCGGATTCATACAACTACACCTGTAGGATCTACACCTTTTCAGGCAAAAAGACCGGCGTCATCCCCCAGGAATTTATAGAAGAAAAATTACGAAAAGGATAA
- a CDS encoding HAD family hydrolase: MDITHIIFDLDGTLVNTIEDIALAMNRALTAYGFTALPLQTYPDLVGWGIHRLAELALASQGVSTAGSDGAALVNRIAQEALARYDEVPLRYSKPYPGVPELLHRLHVDGLVLAVLTNKPDPVAHQVVEGLFPGIEFALIRGDRSGAPKKPDPALSRLVMNAIGAPIPGTLFVGDSVVDVQTAHNVGCPVVGVSWGFRGPTELVAAGADYIIQNPAELYTVLY, from the coding sequence ATGGACATTACTCACATCATTTTTGACCTCGATGGAACCCTGGTTAATACCATAGAAGATATTGCCCTCGCGATGAACCGGGCCCTCACCGCCTATGGCTTTACGGCTCTGCCCCTTCAGACCTACCCCGACTTGGTAGGCTGGGGGATTCATCGCCTCGCAGAACTGGCCCTTGCTTCCCAGGGCGTCAGCACTGCCGGCTCGGATGGGGCCGCCCTGGTGAACCGGATTGCACAGGAAGCCCTGGCCCGCTACGATGAGGTTCCCCTCCGATATTCCAAACCCTATCCGGGCGTACCGGAACTGCTTCATAGGCTTCATGTTGATGGACTGGTGCTGGCGGTGCTCACCAATAAACCTGATCCGGTAGCCCACCAGGTGGTAGAAGGACTGTTCCCCGGCATAGAATTTGCCCTCATCCGGGGGGACCGTTCAGGAGCTCCGAAAAAACCTGACCCGGCTCTCAGCCGTCTGGTGATGAACGCTATTGGGGCCCCAATACCGGGGACCCTCTTTGTAGGCGACTCGGTGGTGGATGTCCAGACCGCCCACAATGTGGGCTGTCCCGTCGTCGGTGTCTCCTGGGGCTTCCGGGGTCCCACTGAACTTGTAGCAGCAGGGGCTGACTACATCATTCAAAATCCCGCAGAGTTGTACACGGTACTATATTAG
- a CDS encoding Dps family protein — MVSIEKRLAKHVSDLAVLFIKLHDYHWHVRGPQFKVLHELTEALYDGVNEQYDAIAERLVQLGGKAPASAAVYARESSISEAGAAFYTADDILSGVIKDFEYLLGEYKVTRKLAADIDDAATDTLFADYIKDLEKQIWMLKAMKA; from the coding sequence ATGGTATCTATAGAAAAACGGCTTGCGAAGCACGTATCGGATCTGGCGGTTTTATTTATCAAACTCCATGATTATCATTGGCATGTTCGGGGGCCTCAATTTAAGGTACTCCATGAACTAACTGAAGCCCTCTATGATGGGGTGAACGAGCAGTATGATGCGATCGCAGAACGACTCGTGCAGCTGGGTGGTAAAGCGCCTGCTAGTGCAGCTGTCTATGCACGGGAAAGTTCCATATCCGAAGCTGGTGCTGCTTTCTATACTGCTGATGATATCCTCAGTGGGGTTATCAAGGATTTTGAGTATCTCCTGGGCGAATATAAAGTAACCAGAAAACTGGCTGCAGATATCGATGATGCTGCAACGGATACGCTGTTCGCCGATTATATTAAGGATTTAGAAAAACAGATCTGGATGCTGAAAGCCATGAAAGCCTAG
- a CDS encoding SLAC1 anion channel family protein yields the protein MKQSSRLEHFSISFFSIVLGLSGLALVFVKLSELFHSLYVVSQILTGVGLVIFLLVAMVFGIRLLRYPKVVAKEFSHPIKMNFYPLISKIFLIQSVIFLSFQKQVSLTFWLIGVVIQTIFIFSLVSTWIGPKNFEIHHINPAWFMPVVGSIMIPIAGVEHGYRELSWFFFAIGFILWIVLFTIVLYRVIFHAPLAERLIPTLFILFAPPAIGFISYYKLTGSFDSFARVMFYFAIFLFILVLMQWRQFITIKFYLSWWAYSFPLAALTVSTILMYRVSKIYFYRSFASGLAVVLSLVVMYLVFRTLQEIRNKSLCIEEKE from the coding sequence ATGAAGCAATCATCCCGGCTTGAACATTTTTCTATTTCATTTTTCTCGATAGTACTAGGCCTATCAGGACTGGCTTTAGTATTTGTAAAACTTTCTGAACTTTTTCATTCTTTGTATGTGGTAAGCCAGATACTGACCGGTGTAGGACTTGTCATTTTCCTTTTAGTTGCGATGGTATTTGGAATTAGATTATTACGCTATCCCAAAGTAGTGGCAAAAGAATTTTCACACCCAATTAAGATGAATTTCTATCCCCTCATCAGCAAGATATTTTTAATACAATCGGTAATATTTCTTTCATTCCAAAAACAGGTATCATTAACGTTCTGGCTCATTGGGGTGGTCATCCAAACTATATTCATCTTTAGTTTGGTATCTACGTGGATCGGTCCAAAAAATTTTGAAATTCATCATATAAATCCTGCTTGGTTCATGCCCGTTGTAGGATCTATTATGATTCCGATTGCAGGGGTAGAGCATGGCTACCGGGAACTTTCCTGGTTTTTCTTCGCTATCGGATTCATCCTGTGGATAGTACTTTTTACGATTGTCTTGTATCGAGTGATCTTTCATGCACCTTTAGCAGAACGGCTTATACCCACCTTGTTTATTCTCTTTGCCCCGCCTGCGATTGGCTTTATTTCCTATTATAAACTTACCGGATCTTTCGACAGTTTCGCACGGGTTATGTTTTATTTTGCAATCTTTCTGTTTATTCTCGTTTTAATGCAATGGCGTCAATTTATTACCATTAAGTTTTACCTTTCATGGTGGGCATACTCTTTTCCTCTGGCGGCCCTGACGGTTTCTACAATTTTAATGTATCGGGTCTCAAAAATTTATTTTTATAGAAGTTTTGCTTCAGGGCTTGCTGTCGTACTTTCTCTGGTGGTTATGTATCTGGTCTTTAGAACTCTACAGGAGATACGTAATAAAAGCCTCTGCATAGAAGAGAAAGAATAA